The Medicago truncatula cultivar Jemalong A17 chromosome 4, MtrunA17r5.0-ANR, whole genome shotgun sequence genome includes a region encoding these proteins:
- the LOC25493647 gene encoding uncharacterized protein, whose product MASNICKPSRRDNSLIIKPTKYTSKPTLLLKDYLRDDLSSCSSSGFKSFPRRQCCTTVGFQHKKNNGTSLPRRRVRALQRASEAVITAIKSLSSQKSAKTKKTSTGVLSRSFSRKLLSRRFWRKAVKEEGSEGVLRCKRSFRELLMQERDYKPTSFSEDAIFSAKRFTTVSSDCCSNSWGESEFTFSSNATSSDGSNENDLVDGVKDGASHHHKIEGVTTGDWSNEKEQFSPVSILDCPFEDEEEMKSNYMINSFFEGAEHKHMQKTPHFENISSMEPLVLENRIKCLELEDEPQNHSTKQCSEFAPVIGNNNEEDAHDLFNFVKRSVPSNDLMINAENLLFDYIEQSIEENNVNVNCSKKLNFCKVVEDWIQGQPQELYLGWEVKEGRHVYISEMEKCGEWKNTDQETEQLVLDLENEVLTSLVNEIILDLVK is encoded by the exons ATGGCTTCAAATATTTGCAAACCTTCACGTCGTGATAATTCTCTAATAATAAAACCAACCAAATATACCTCAAAGCCTACCCTTTTGCTCAAAGACTACCTCCGAGATGACCTAAGCTCATGTTCATCAAGCGGGTTCAAATCATTCCCACGAAGACAATGCTGCACCACCGTTGGATTCCAACACAAGAAGAACAACGGTACTTCACTCCCTCGTCGACGCGTAAGGGCTCTCCAGAGAGCTTCTGAAGCAGTAATAACTGCCATAAAGTCATTGTCCTCACAAAAGAGtgctaaaacaaagaaaacttcCACTGGTGTTCTTTCTAGGAGCTTCTCAAGGAAGCTGTTAAGTCGGAGATTCTGGAGAAAAGCAGTGAAGGAAGAGGGAAGTGAAGGTGTATTGAGGTGTAAGAGATCTTTCCGGGAACTACTTATGCAGGAACGAGATTATAAACCAACGTCGTTTAGCGAAGATGCCATATTCAGTGCCAAAAGGTTCACCACCGTCTCTTCAGATTGTTGCAGTAACAGCTGGGGAGAAAGTGAGTTTACGTTTTCATCCAACGCTACGTCTTCCGACGGCTCAAATgaaaatgacctagttgacggCGTCAAAGACGGCGCTTCCCACCACCACAAGATCGAAGGAGTAACAACTGGG GATTGGTCAAACGAAAAGGAGCAATTCAGTCCTGTATCAATACTAGATTGCCcatttgaagatgaagaagaaatgaagtCTAATTACATGATCAATTCTTTCTTTGAAG GAGCAGAACACAAGCATATGCAGAAGACACCGCATTTCGAGAACATATCTTCAATGGAGCCATTGGTTTTAGAGAACAGGATCAAATGCTTAGAATTAGAAGACGAACCACAGAACCATTCTACAAAACAATGTTCAGAATTTGCACCAGTTATTGGAAACAACAATGAGGAAGATGCACATGATCTTTTCAATTTTGTGAAAAGGTCAGTTCCATCCAATGATTTGATGATTAACGCGGAGAACCTACTGTTCGATTACATCGAACAAAGCATTGAGGAAaataatgttaatgttaattgttcAAAGAAGCTTAACTTTTGCAAGGTGGTTGAGGATTGGATACAAGGGCAACCCCAAGAACTGTATTTGGGTTGGGAAGTGAAAGAAGGAAGACATGTTTACATTAGTGAGATGGAAAAATGTGGAGAGTGGAAAAACACTGATCAAGAAACAGAACAACTTGTTCTTGACCTGGAAAACGAGGTTTTAACTAGTTTGGTTAACGAGATCATCCTTGATCTCGTTAAATAG
- the LOC25493648 gene encoding dehydration-responsive element-binding protein 1E, with protein MKSSLDESSYVENNSSSSEILLASEQPKKRAGRRKFKETRHPVYRGVRRRNNNNNKWVCEVRVPNDKSTRIWLGTYPTPEMAARAHDVAALALRGKSACLNFADSAWRLALPATNNAKEIRKMAAEAALAFAVVADSKEQTMISNCDVNSVGVMEVDNKPLQGLCVEVPEEEMLHDWFRSMADEPLRSPITPFIRHGRDQWNNVDIDQVDAEVSLWNFTI; from the coding sequence ATGAAATCATCACTTGATGAGTCTAGTTACGTAGAGAACAACTCTTCTTCATCAGAAATCTTGTTAGCATCAGAACAACCAAAGAAACGTGCGGGTCGACGAAAATTCAAGGAGACAAGACATCCAGTATACAGAGGAGTACGAAGaaggaacaacaacaacaacaagtgGGTTTGTGAAGTGCGTgttcctaacgacaagtccacGAGGATTTGGCTTGGAACATATCCAACACCTGAGATGGCAGCACGTGCACACGACGTTGCCGCACTGGCACTTCGCGGTAAATCAGCTTGTCTTAATTTTGCTGACTCTGCGTGGCGGTTAGCGTTGCCGGCGACGAACAATGCGAAGGAGATTAGGAAAATGGCGGCGGAGGCTGCTTTGGCATTTGCCGTAGTTGCGGACAGTAAGGAACAAACTATGATTAGTAATTGTGATGTTAATAGTGTTGGTGTTATGGAAGTTGATAATAAACCTTTGCAGGGACTGTGTGTGGAAGTTCCAGAGGAGGAAATGTTGCATGATTGGTTTAGGAGTATGGCTGATGAGCCATTACGATCTCCTATTACTCCATTTATAAGACATGGCAGGGATCAGTGGAATAATGTTGATATTGATCAGGTTGATGCTGAGGTCTCCTTGTGGAACTTTACCATCTAA